The following are from one region of the Odontesthes bonariensis isolate fOdoBon6 chromosome 16, fOdoBon6.hap1, whole genome shotgun sequence genome:
- the LOC142401861 gene encoding uncharacterized protein LOC142401861 produces MQKIIRSNFSKMNLLCILWLLTVCVIPGSRGQKLKDPNPNPIPNPNPIPDGEQPQFQLAEKDALCNQEGCYAVFLQKRIFREAGRSCRERGGTLATMHTKEAAGVVHDLLAAIEAQGSRLRLRLWIGLHRPPRQCSSNRPLRGFVWVTGDQDGQFTNWLREDTPGTCAAPRCVAMTVHTSESGRESKDNFRWVDGSCALPLDGYVCQYNYKGMCSLLEDEGRGPPVYYTPFHLVSTLLTHIPYGSVAVLPCPADSSNPDAPAEQTVLCMKRDDETVGWSKDAPLCSSSAAPQSQDWCSRDHGCEQYCQNTDTDYYCYCSEGFTINEDGYSCRPDPLSQTDPTELSSDSASPTDQPHIKEVCVEMGCEYDCVETPRGVRCTCPPGYQMGPDGRRCSDVDECQQQPCPQLCVNIPGTFHCTCYQGYQQDDEGECVDIDECLDEGSCEGSCENTVGSFMCLCDPGYELGSEGECVDVDECVGVSPCQQQCLNFNGGYQCNCDSGFDLQSDGLTCKPWNDDGEYSTLTPDPSDSVELNIPWFISFTPHPKFEADINFDVDWGTEAPGAPAVSPDMDQRSDNHLNQWDDVFPRQYQTAPSPTQKYSTGNEIDNDAKTGNREPSGGVEAETANRSPGGTDVDSTKDTNSTAEFAAGKQKHDKSWLLVALLVPLCVFLVVMLALGIVYCTSCAVDKSLSFSDCHRWVLPSTPPDRRESKNQA; encoded by the exons ATGCAAAAGATCATAAGGAGCAACTTCAGTAAGATGAATCTCCTGTGCATCCTGTGGCTGCTGACAGTCTGTGTCATCCCTGGAAGCCGAGGCCAGAAGCTGAaagaccctaaccctaaccctatccctaaccccaaccctatcCCAGATGGGGAGCAGCCACAATTTCAGCTAGCAGAGAAAGATGCGCTGTGTAACCAGGAGGGATGCTACGCTGTCTTCCTCCAAAAGAGAATCTTCAGGGAGGCTGGGCGGAGTTGCCGGGAGCGAGGTGGGACCTTGGCGACTATGCATACCAAGGAAGCAGCGGGTGTGGTCCATGATCTTCTGGCGGCAATTGAGGCTCAAGGGTCCAGGCTGAGGCTTCGCCTCTGGATTGGGCTGCACAGACCCCCACGTCAGTGTTCATCCAACCGACCGCTCAGAGGATTCGTCTGGGTTACAG GAGACCAGGATGGCCAGTTCACCAACTGGCTCCGTGAAGACACCCCCGGGACCTGTGCAGCCCCTCGCTGTGTGGCCATGACTGTGCATACGTCTGAGAGCGGACGAGAGAGCAAAGACAATTTCCGGTGGGTCGATGGCTCCTGCGCACTGCCGTTGGATGGATATGTGTGCCAGTACAATTACAAAGGAATGTGTTCACTGCTGGAGGATGAGGGTAGAGGTCCACCTGTTTACTACACGCCATTTCACCTGGTGAGCACCCTGCTGACCCACATTCCCTATGGGTCGGTAGCTGTCCTGCCATGTCCTGCAGACAGCTCAAACCCAGATGCTCCTGCTGAGCAGACGGTGCTGTGCATGAAGAGAGATGATGAGACGGTGGGCTGGTCAAAGGATGCCCCTCTGTGCTCATCCAGTGCAGCACCACAGAGCCAGGACTGGTGTAGCAGGGATCATGGGTGTGAGCAGTACTGCCAGAACACAGACACAGATTACTACTGTTACTGCTCTGAGGGCTTCACCATAAATGAGGATGGCTACAGTTGCAGGCCTGACCCCCTGAGCCAAACTGACCCGACTGAACTGTCCTCAGACTCTGCCAGCCCCACTGACCAGCCCCACATCAAGGAGGTCTGCGTGGAGATGGGGTGCGAGTATGACTGTGTGGAAACACCTCGGGGCGTCCGCTGTACATGCCCCCCAGGCTACCAGATGGGTCCAGATGGGCGGAGATGTTCTGATGTTGACGAATGTCAACAGCAACCATGTCCACAACTCTGTGTCAACATCCCAGGCACCTTCCACTGTACCTGCTACCAGGGCTATCAGCAAGACGATGAGGGCGAGTGTGTGGATATCGATGAGTGTCTCGATGAGGGCAGCTGTGAGGGCTCTTGTGAGAACACGGTGGGCTCCTTCATGTGCCTGTGTGACCCCGGCTATGAGCTGGGCAGTGAAGGAGAGTGTGTAGACGTGGACGAATGTGTGGGGGTGTCGCCCTGCCAGCAGCAGTGTCTCAACTTCAATGGAGGGTACCAGTGTAACTGTGACAGCGGCTTTGACCTGCAGTCAGATGGACTTACCTGCAAGCCTTGGAATGATGATGGAGAATATTCCACTCTGACCCCTGACCCCAGTGACTCTGTTGAGCTCAATATTCCATGGTTCATCTCATTCACTCCTCATCCCAAGTTCGAAGCTGATATTAACTTTGACGTTGACTGGGGGACAGAGGCCCCAGGGGCCCCTGCTGTCTCCCCTGACATGGATCAAAGGTCAGATAATCATTTAAACCAATGGGATGATGTATTCCCCAGGCAATACCAAACAGCCCCCTCCCCAACTCAAAAGTATAGCACAGGAAATGAAATTGATAATGATGCTAAGACAGGAAATAGAGAACCTAGTGGTGGGGTCGAAGCTGAAACTGCAAATAGGTCACCAGGtgggacagatgtggacagtaCAAAGGATACCAACAGCACAGCAGAATTTGCTGCAGGTAAACAGAAGCATGACAAAAGCTGGCTGCTTGTGGCCCTGCTGGTGCCACTGTGTGTGTTCCTCGTAGTGATGCTGGCTCTGGGGATCGTCTACTGCACCAGCTGTGCTGTGGACAAGAGCCTCAGCTTTTCAGACTGCCACCGCTGGGTACTTCCTTCAACGCCTCCTGACAGGAGGGAAAGCAAAAACCAAGCATGA
- the LOC142401862 gene encoding CAAX prenyl protease 2-like, with protein MHWAGVSVNVPVWELMGVRVEGFLPAAILPLLLTMVFYLGPLVHCAIDNPDGFTVDLQSVLDVESWKLCVRDAVWLRNQLVAPVTEELVFRGAMLPMLVPCTGPTAAVFTAPLFFGVAHFHHIIEQRRLGKDSMSIILLVAGMQFLYTTVFGAFTAFVFLRTGHVVGPVLCHSFCNSQGLPDLSSALHHPQHSALLFSYLMGVLLFLLLLFPLTDPFFYGTIPVCSLAPPPEAVC; from the exons ATGCACTGGGCTGGTGTCAGT GTCAATGTTCCTGTGTGGGAGTTGATGGGAGTTCGTGTAGAAGGTTTTCTTCCTGCTGCCATACTTCCATTACTACTGACCATG GTTTTTTATCTCGGGCCCCTGGTTCACTGTGCTATTGACAACCCTGATGGCTTCACAGTGGACCTGCAGTCTGTCCTGG ATGTTGAGTCGTGGAAGCTGTGTGTGCGAGATGCAGTGTGGCTCAGGAACCAGCTGGTGGCGCCAGTGACAGAGGAGCTGGTGTTCAGAGGGGCCATGCTGCCTATGCTGGTGCCTTGCACTGGACCCACAGCTGCTGTCTTCACTGCTCCGCTGTTCTTTGGTGTTG CTCATTTCCATCATATCATAGAACAGCGGCGCCTTGGCAAGGACAGTATGAGTATCATCCTCCTCGTGGCAG GCATGCAGTTCCTGTACACAACTGTGTTTGGTGCCTTCACTGCCTTTGTCTTTCTGAGAACTG GTCATGTTGTGGGCCCAGTTTTGTGCCATTCGTTCTGTAATAGTCAGGGTCTACCTGACCTCAGCTCTGCCCTACACCACCCTCAGCACTCAGCCCTGCTCTTTTCATACCTCATGGGCGTCCTgctgttcctgctgctgctcttccCGCTCACCGACCCCTTCTTCTACGGCACCATTCCAGTCTGCAGCCTGGCCCCCCCTCCAGAAGCTGTATGTtaa